In Oryza brachyantha chromosome 2, ObraRS2, whole genome shotgun sequence, a single window of DNA contains:
- the LOC102699565 gene encoding NADPH:adrenodoxin oxidoreductase, mitochondrial, whose protein sequence is MGRVSPLHHPARRLLPLLFPRPTRGFSSSSREPLHVCVVGSGPAGFYTADKMLKGHERAQVDIIDRLPTPFGLVRSGVAPDHPETKIVVNQFSRVAANGRCSFYGNVTLGRDLSLSELRKIYDVVVLAYGAESDRSLGIPGEDLKGIHSAREFVWWYNGHPDMCNLAPDLQSTDSAVVLGQGNVALDVARILLRCTSELAATDIADYALDALRDNTIRKVYLVGRRGPVQAACTAKELREILGLKNVCVFIKESDLITSPADEEEIRNNRIQRRVYELLSKAATTHKGINSNNQKELHFVFFRRPTRFLPSEDGSSVGAVQLEKTCLKDDGMAGKQVAVGTGEFEDLKCGLVLKSIGYKSLPVEGLPFDKYRGVVPNLKGRVLSSESDSATVEPGLYVVGWLKRGPTGIVATNLHCAEETVASILEDNNKGLFMGSSDAKRLGRRGLLEILEQKSIRFVPFDGWEKIDNKEKLAGELKNKPREKITSWNELMMAAN, encoded by the exons ATGGGGCGCGTGAGTCCTCTCCACCACCCGGCGAGGaggctgctgccgctgctcttCCCGCGGCCGACGAGGGGATTCTCATCCTCCTCGCGCGAGCCGCTCCACGTCTGCGTCGTCGGCAGCGGCCCCGCCGGGTTCTACACGGCAGACAAG ATGCTTAAGGGACATGAAAGAGCACAAGTCGATATAATTGATAGGCTGCCAACACCTTTTGGCTTAGTCCGTTCTGGAGTGGCTCCAGATCATCCAGAAACAAAG ATTGTGGTAAATCAATTTTCTCGTGTAGCTGCAAATGGCCGCTGTTCATTCTATGGGAATGTAACACTTGGAAGGGATTTATCTCTATCAGAGCTTCGGAAGATATACGATGTT GTTGTTCTTGCTTATGGTGCCGAAAGTGATAGATCACTTGGTATTCCTGGGGAG gatCTGAAGGGAATACATTCGGCTCGAGAGTTTGTGTGGTGGTATAACGGACACCCAGACATGTgcaacttggcacctgacttACAAAGTACAGATTCTGCTGTTGTTCTAGGACAG GGAAATGTTGCTCTTGATGTTGCCCGTATTCTTCTTCGCTGTACATCTGAGTTGGCTGCTACCGATATTGCAGATTATGCTTTGGATGCTCTCCGTGACAACACAATAAG GAAGGTATATTTGGTTGGGCGAAGGGGCCCAGTACAGGCAGCGTGCACAGCAAAAGAACTACGAGAAATTTTAG GTTTGAAAAATGTCTGTGTTTTCATCAAGGAGTCTGATCTTATAACCTCACCTGCAGATGAG GAGGAGATCAGGAATAATAGAATTCAAAGAAGGGTGTATGAGCTGCTATCTAAAGCTGCAACCACGCATAAAGGAATCAATAGTAATAACCAAAAGGAGCttcactttgttttttttaggaGACCTACCAGATTTCTCCCATCAGAAGATGGTTCCTCTGTTGGCGCTGTGCAACTTGAAAAGACTTGCTTAAAAG ATGACGGAATGGCTGGAAAGCAGGTGGCCGTTGGAACTGGTGAGTTTGAAGATCTAAAATGTGG ATTGGTCTTGAAAAGCATTGGATACAAATCCTTGCCAGTAGAAGGTTTGCCCTTCGACAAATACAGAG GAGTTGTGCCAAATTTGAAGGGCAGGGTTTTGAGTAGTGAATCTGACAGTGCCACAGTGGAACCAGGGCTGTATGTGGTGGGATGGTTAAAGAGAGGGCCAACTGGCATAGTTGCCACAAATCTCCATTGTGCCGAAGAAACA GTGGCTAGCATACTTGAAGATAACAATAAGGGGTTGTTCATGGGATCTTCTGATGCAAAAAGGCTAGGCAGGAGGGGACTCCTTGAGATTCTAGAACAAAAGAGCATCCGTTTTGTGCCCTTCGATGGCTGGgaaaaaattgataataaGGAAAAGTTAGCAGGTGAGCTGAAGAACAAACCTAGAGAGAAGATCACATCCTGGAATGAACTGATGATGGCTGCAAACTAG